A genomic stretch from Lepisosteus oculatus isolate fLepOcu1 chromosome 7, fLepOcu1.hap2, whole genome shotgun sequence includes:
- the efcab10 gene encoding EF-hand calcium-binding domain-containing protein 10 yields MATPREREAASYLEKHKILDLMDNLASMLFFHRPERPREFLISQLEMLKVTRMRTADSPCLFNDSNLEAIFGILDPPRQGYITLAQYKEALKTLGIKTFDESPEGCEFNRISQDTFKKEAKDGLMKCSATFKV; encoded by the exons ATGGCGACACCTCGGGAGCGAGAAGCTGCTAGCTATCTCGAAAAACACAAAATCCTCGATCTGATGGATAACTTAGCTAGCATGCTGTTTTTCCACAGACCAG aAAGGCCTCGTGAGTTTTTGATATCCCAACTTGAAATGCTGAAAGTAACCAGAATGAGAACCGCGGACAGCCCCTGTCTTTTCAATGACTCCAATTTAGAAGCAATTTTTGGAATTCTCGATCCCCCGAGGCAAGGATATATCACTCTTGCACAGTACAAAGAAG CACTGAAAACACTGGGAATTAAAACATTTGATGAATCTCCggaaggttgtgaattcaacagaatatcacaGGATACATTTAAGAAAGAGGC gaAGGATGGCTTAATGAAGTGTTCTGCAACTTTTAAAGTTTAA